In Caloenas nicobarica isolate bCalNic1 chromosome 22, bCalNic1.hap1, whole genome shotgun sequence, the genomic window TCTGACGAGTATTTAAGATTGTGTTATTTTGCAACtgtttctgtttggaaaaatctttttttttttcttcgcaATAACCGCAAGCTTCTGCCAGCACATCTGTGATGCATCTGATGGTAAGGAAACTGTTCCAAATGCTGCTTGTAGACAAAATTTAAGTGGGGCCTTTCTCCTGTGTTTGTGGTTCTAGGTTGCCAGTAAGGTAAGGACCTTTCCTCAACAGCAAGTCTCATCCTATAGAGACGTGAACCCTTCCCCTGTGATGGGTGTTAAATCTCAAGAGGGAAAACTGAGGTGCTTTGATTTGCCTGTGGGGCTGTGGCACGCTTGCTAGAAGTGAGATATTAGGAGTTGATGGCATGTGATTTTGCACCTCTAGCTTGGTAACCAGCATGTGCTTTGGGATAACTCTCCCAGATTAGTGCCACGTGGCTGTCAGGCAAAGTCCTTTGAGAGAGCTTGGTCAGGGCTGCTACTGCGCAGCAGTTGCTTCTGCTTGACTTGTCAATAGGTCTGTGCTGCTGATTTTTACCATGGCCCACTGTTGGTACACAAGAGTTTCAAGGCTCCCAGTTCCTCTCAGCCACAGAGGACGTGGCTCCTTTCACCTGTCTCCTGCCAGCAGGAGAGGTCTCCAGGTGGTAAAAGTAGACTTTCTCCCAAACGATTTTGCTTGATTGGCAACTCAGCGTAAATAGTTAGAAGATGAGTTCAAAGTCTTCTTGGATGACCTGAACCCACCGAGGTTATGTTAAGGACAACGCGTGCACAACTCATGCAATCATTTCCTCCAAAACAGGCTCCAATGTTACCTAGTGCTCAGACAGCTTGCTGCATTCCAGTGACAATTTTAAGTTTTGGCAGGTACATAAGCAAATAATGCGGATCCAAATTTTATGGCAGCTTTTCTCTAGTTATCTGTAATCACTGCCTAATTTTAAAGGCATAGGGTGAAACACTTTTGGGAGCTAAGAGGAGCTAGGCATCCTAGATCCACTTGTACCACTGACTTTCAGTGCTGTTTTCCATGAAGCCAAGCAAGCACAGCTGGTTGTGTTGCAAGGCGGCAGAAGGGGATGGTCTCTGCAGACCTTGTGTCCAACCAGCCTCAGTGGGTAAGGAAAAGAACATAACAGCATTTCTGGTAAAGACAAGAGCTGAGTGTGTGCAGTGGTATTGGCACAGGAGACAGTTGTCTGTGGAGATGGTGTCTCTTGTGGAAGAAGGCTAACGGTTAGAAATACAACTGTCTGATGccagcaaagacaaaataaaggACGATATTTGTGGGGATGCCCAGATCAGAGGGGattcttcaatttttttctctgacgTAAGAATAGTTTTTGCATTCTTGTGTACCTGCCCCATTAGCACTTGCTCTCCTACCTACGCTGTAAAGGAGCACTGTCCTTTGGGAACAAACAGAATGGGAACTCTGAGGATGGATACAGTCCAAGAAGCAGCTactgtagaagaaaaacaatatttgcTGGCATGTCCAGCACAAGGCCACCAGATCAAAGAGGCTGTCACCTGATGCACATGAGTATCATGGCTTGCTAAGTTGTACTCAGGGCAAAAGTGATGTTGACCTGACTCAATTTTGAGAGCCAAATTTGACCCAACGGGCACAGAAGAGCTGCGTTAAAGTGGCACGAAGCCATCTGCTATGTTATTCTTCTCAGCACTATCTAAAGATAGGCTTTTTATCGTTTTTTCACCAGATGCCCCACTACAGCCTATAGCGAGGGCTGGCAAAAGGGACTCCTTGATGATGATTAATGTTGGGTCTTGGCATAGGCTTCCTTTTCACCATCTGCTGCCCACCCCAGCAGTAACTGCCCCTTGCTGAGATGTGTGTCCTGTTTGTACCCACTGTGCTCCTTCTGTTCCCCTCCTCCAGAGAGCTCACCATGGTCAACGAGACCCAGCATACCTGCAGCgccagctccagctccaagTCCGatggcggcagcagcagcgggagcgAGAGCTCCAAGGACAGCTCGCGTTGCTCCACCCCTGTCCTTGACACTGACCGTCATGAGCGACTGCGGGAGAAGATGCGTCGACGGCTGGACTCTGGAGACAGGTGGTTCTCCTTGGAGTTCTTCCCTCCACGCACGGCCAACGCTGCTGTCAATCTCATCTCCAGGTGAGGGCTGCAGGGTGGGAGTGGGGAGAGATGAAGTGACTTTGGTGGAGGGCTGGGAAATAGCTAATGAGGCAGGCTCTGCCCCATGCTCTGTCTCCCCTTCCAGGTGACGAAGCAGGTAATGGGGCTGTGCTTTCCTGCTGAGGAGGGTAATGGACACCAGGTAACTTGTCTTCCTTGGAGGCCCTGAAGAGTAAAGAGTCATGGTGGAGTTACTGAGGGAGTCAGACTTTCTCCCCTCTCCCATGCTCTGTGAAGACAGAGCAACCCCACTGTCACACTTTGGGGCTGAAGCAGAATTCTGGGGgacaacagagcagaaaaataccTCTTAAAAGCCAGAAATATTACTTGATGGGCAGTGTGCCAAAGTCTCTGGAACAGAGACTCCCACTTGCTTTCAGAATCATCCAGCAACTATGGTTTGTGCCTCTGTATTACAGAGGACTGCAGTTTTAGCCTCTGAGATAGATGTCCCCATCCACATGTTAAATGAAAGGTGATAGTTCTCAGCAGAGCTAAAGGTTACCCTGGAGCCCAGTGGGGAGCCCCAGGAGCCACAATGTACTCACctggaggagaagagggagTTTCATCACTCTTTTTGTATCTGCTGTATGCCAGTGCCAGGTTTACTTTAAACAGAAGGTCCAGAGTAGGAGAGAGACAAGTTTGGGGACCTTTGTCTCTTCTGTTAGACACACTTGGGAACACAACAGAGATCTGGTCCATCTGTTAATATTTGTGGCCTCTGCAGTTAAAGCTGGGGACAGCGGGTTGCAGCATTAGTCTCCCATCTCAAAAGGAATGGGACTTTGCTGTCTTTCAGAAGACATATCAGTCTAATAGAGCATGTTTGAAGGAAGTTTATTGTACAGACAACACTTAAGTTGCCTCTTAATCCAAGAGACTGTAATCTCTTCCTCATACAGCCTTAAAGGGTGACTTTCCTTATTTACATTGGCCACTTGCTAAACTTGTAGTTCAACACTTTTGGTCTCTCCTGCTGATGCATTCCAAGATCTCTCTTCCTGTCACTGGCATTCCAGCAGTGAGCGAGAGATCCCAGGCAAAGAGAGGAGGGGAGCTGGCTGCCTGGTAGGCTGACACAGCTCTGAAATCCACAGGTTTGACCGCATGGCAGCAGGTGGTCCACTCTTCATCGATGTGACATGGCACCCTGCCGGGGACCCAGCGTCTGACAAGGAAACCTCTTCCATGATTATTGCCAACACTGCAGTCAACTACTGCGGCCTGGAGACCATCCTGCACATGACATGCTGCAATCAGACCAAGGATGACATCACAGTCAATCTGCAGAAGGCCAAGCGGCTCGGGTTGAAGAACATTATGGCATTGCGTGGAGGTGAATCCTTTTGTCCTGTGATGCATAGGGCTGAGGCTGTATTGCTATTGTGTTCAATTCCAGggtaaaaatggagaaataagaTTTAGAGGctccttctgctgcaggaaTTAAATGTTGAGACTGCATTTCACTCAATCCCTTTGTTAGCAGCCCCTCCAGCTCAAGGGCAAGCAAAAGCAGTCCAGGGGTAAAACTGCAAACTTGAGGGTTTCATCTTTGTCTTCCTTCTGATAGCAGGAGATTTTTACAGAACTGGTAGATCTGAGTCCAGCAGACATTTGGAGAGCGCTTTGGATTTGTTCTCTTTTCAGATCCTATCGGTGAGGAATgggaggaagaagcagatggTTTCAACTATGCTGTTGACCTGGTTAAGCACATTCGCAATGAATTTGATGATTACTTTGACGTCTGTGTGGCAGGTAAATGTCCTTCACTGCAGAGTAGGGGTAATGTCTGACACAGGGAAATCAGCTCGGCAGTCCCTGTTTCTACCTGGGCTGTTACACTAAAATCAGATGTGCCACTTTCTGATTTCTAGtgtgtttttcccctccttcttccACAGGCTACCCCAAGGGTCATCCTGAAGCAGAAAGCTATGAGGCAGACCTGAGACGCCTGAAGGAAAAAGTCCTTGCTGGGGCAGACTTCATCATTACGCAGCTTTTCTTCCGCTCAGAAACCTTTCTCAAGTTCATGAAGGACTGTCAAGCCATTGGCATCACCTGCCCCATTATTCCTGGCATCTTCCCCATACAGGTGAAATCCAGTAATTCTAGTTTGGGAAGGGAATAAGGATCCAGGATATTAGGTGTTTGTGGgttagagcctgacagaggtcTGTAAATATCCTCCATAAAATTTATGGGAAGTGAGGGTGCTAAACATGCAACAAATCTGTAGGTGGTTTGCCAAATTAAACTCTTAGGCATGTAATAATAAGCTTAAAAGGTTTTCTGTGCCCATATGGCAAAAAAGGGATATAAAGGACAGTGGCCTGCGAGTCCTGAGGTGTTAGTCATCACTGTCAGCATGCTGAGGCTCAGGCAACGAGtaaagaaatgggaagaaatCACCTAAAGTGAAACAACCAGGACTGCTTTACCATCCTAGAGATGGGGCCTAGGAATAGAATCCAGGATCCTCAGTTCTAAATCTCCTGCCACAAAATTGAGATCAAGTACCTGTGTTACTGGGATGTCAGGAAAGGGccttggaaaaatgaaaatcccCTGCATCCTCATCCAGGGTTACCACTCCCTGCGCCAGCTGGTGAAGCTCTCCAAGCTGGAAGTGCCTCAAGAAATCAAAGATGTGATTGAACCCATCAAGGACAATGATGCCGCTATCCGGAACTACGGGGTGGAGCTGGCGGTGTCCATGTGCCGGGAGCTGTTGGATAGTGGCATGGTGCACGGGCTCCATTTTTACACCCTCAATCGGGAAGTGGCTACTACCGAAGTCCTTAAGCGCCTGGGCCTGTGGAATGAGGACCCCAGGTGAGCAGAATATGCTGGACTTTCACATACATTCATTCCACCTACTGAAGGCTCAAGCAGTGCATGGATTTGCacctctcctctgctgctttttttctttttttgcaccTTTCTCCAGGTGTCTAACAAAAGCTGGGAGGAATAGAGGGGATGGCTGAAGGAGGAATTAGTTTTAGTCAAGTGGCTTTAAAGTAGCCTGTTCTGGAACTTTAAAAACCTAAACTCTTATAGCTGCCACTTggaagaaacatgttttttgaGGTCTGTCACAACCCCTCTTACAGGCTAGGTGCTATGTGAGCTCCTGCTGTGGATTTCTAGGGTTCTCTGCAGCTGATAAAGGGAATGTGGACTTCTCTCTGAGTCCACAGGCTTCAGCAGATACAagaggaagcaaaggaaaatggatAGCTGGTTTTGATTCTTGTTAACAGCTCCACATAGTCCTTTATCATCCAACTTCAGGTGTCAGTCGTGTACTTAACCATTTAATAGACACCTACTGAGCATCCTGCAAGGGAACTGAGTGGGAAAAGATTTTCCATGAAGGAAGAAGAGTTTTGTGTCCTACTTCTTGACAAATAGAATTCCTCTCAACCCCTGTTACTTGCTCTCACCAGAGGCAAAGTTCTCCAGGGGAAGGGCTTCCAGCC contains:
- the MTHFR gene encoding methylenetetrahydrofolate reductase (NADPH) isoform X2, which translates into the protein MVNETQHTCSASSSSKSDGGSSSGSESSKDSSRCSTPVLDTDRHERLREKMRRRLDSGDRWFSLEFFPPRTANAAVNLISRFDRMAAGGPLFIDVTWHPAGDPASDKETSSMIIANTAVNYCGLETILHMTCCNQTKDDITVNLQKAKRLGLKNIMALRGDPIGEEWEEEADGFNYAVDLVKHIRNEFDDYFDVCVAGYPKGHPEAESYEADLRRLKEKVLAGADFIITQLFFRSETFLKFMKDCQAIGITCPIIPGIFPIQLVKLSKLEVPQEIKDVIEPIKDNDAAIRNYGVELAVSMCRELLDSGMVHGLHFYTLNREVATTEVLKRLGLWNEDPRRPLPWAVSAHPKRRVEDVRPIFWASRPKSYIYRTQEWDDFPNGRWGNSSSPAFGELKDYYLFYLKSKSPREELLKMWGEELTGEESVFEVFTCYITGEPNKNGHKVTCMPWNDDPLATETNLLKEQLEKVNRRGILTINSQPNINGKPSTDPIVGWGPSGGYVFQKAYLEFFTSSEIVTALLKVLKKYELRVNYHIVNVKGQNITNAPDLQPNAVTWGIFPGREIIQPTVVDPVSFLSWKDEAFALWIEQWAKLYEEESPSRMIIQYIHDNYYLVNLVDNDFPLENCLWQVVDDTFELLNSPTQK
- the MTHFR gene encoding methylenetetrahydrofolate reductase (NADPH) isoform X1, yielding MVNETQHTCSASSSSKSDGGSSSGSESSKDSSRCSTPVLDTDRHERLREKMRRRLDSGDRWFSLEFFPPRTANAAVNLISRFDRMAAGGPLFIDVTWHPAGDPASDKETSSMIIANTAVNYCGLETILHMTCCNQTKDDITVNLQKAKRLGLKNIMALRGDPIGEEWEEEADGFNYAVDLVKHIRNEFDDYFDVCVAGYPKGHPEAESYEADLRRLKEKVLAGADFIITQLFFRSETFLKFMKDCQAIGITCPIIPGIFPIQGYHSLRQLVKLSKLEVPQEIKDVIEPIKDNDAAIRNYGVELAVSMCRELLDSGMVHGLHFYTLNREVATTEVLKRLGLWNEDPRRPLPWAVSAHPKRRVEDVRPIFWASRPKSYIYRTQEWDDFPNGRWGNSSSPAFGELKDYYLFYLKSKSPREELLKMWGEELTGEESVFEVFTCYITGEPNKNGHKVTCMPWNDDPLATETNLLKEQLEKVNRRGILTINSQPNINGKPSTDPIVGWGPSGGYVFQKAYLEFFTSSEIVTALLKVLKKYELRVNYHIVNVKGQNITNAPDLQPNAVTWGIFPGREIIQPTVVDPVSFLSWKDEAFALWIEQWAKLYEEESPSRMIIQYIHDNYYLVNLVDNDFPLENCLWQVVDDTFELLNSPTQK